One window of Curtobacterium sp. 458 genomic DNA carries:
- a CDS encoding class I SAM-dependent methyltransferase produces MHPLSATLDRWNARHLWSHNAAYSWFVVAHARALRRRGGSSVLDVGCGAGLLLARLRRVLPDAAGVEPDPRMARLAARSGARITAELPAEPVDLVVLVASLHHLDADDALPRLRALVRPGGRLVAIAPTRSTWADLPRVVFSLVANPIVGFVRHPLGTDRAPEHMTAPTVAPTLSHREVRSSARRHLPDARVWPGLFWRSVVVWGAP; encoded by the coding sequence ATGCACCCGCTGTCGGCCACCCTCGACCGCTGGAACGCGCGACACCTCTGGTCACACAACGCGGCCTACTCGTGGTTCGTCGTCGCCCATGCCCGCGCGCTCCGGCGGCGCGGGGGGAGCAGTGTCCTCGACGTGGGCTGCGGAGCCGGGCTGCTGCTCGCCCGGCTCCGTCGCGTGCTCCCGGACGCGGCCGGTGTCGAGCCGGACCCACGGATGGCGCGACTCGCCGCGCGCAGCGGCGCGCGGATCACCGCGGAGCTGCCCGCCGAGCCGGTCGACCTCGTCGTCCTCGTGGCTTCGCTCCACCACCTCGACGCCGACGACGCGCTCCCACGGCTGCGCGCGCTCGTCCGCCCCGGCGGGCGACTCGTCGCGATCGCCCCCACTCGCTCGACGTGGGCTGACCTGCCCCGCGTGGTCTTCTCGCTCGTGGCCAACCCGATCGTGGGATTCGTGCGGCACCCGCTCGGGACCGATCGCGCTCCGGAGCACATGACCGCACCGACGGTCGCGCCGACCCTGTCCCACCGGGAAGTGCGGTCGTCCGCCCGGCGACACCTGCCCGACGCCCGGGTGTGGCCGGGACTCTTCTGGCGGAGCGTCGTCGTCTGGGGAGCGCCGTGA
- a CDS encoding AAA family ATPase produces MSGAPGSGKTTLATALAAQLGWPQVHRDELYAGITAAGDVDRDQVVPQGVAAFWSVTAAYARAGSSVIAEATLYRGQSEAEVRDVLGGPWPIRNLHCVTPTWHERFVARGHEARLNDRALANAPATVPPLDLGCPLLEVDTTNEYHPGLDDLVRWATVASG; encoded by the coding sequence GTGAGCGGCGCACCCGGGAGCGGCAAGACGACGCTCGCGACGGCGCTCGCCGCGCAGCTCGGTTGGCCGCAGGTGCACCGCGACGAGCTCTACGCCGGGATCACGGCGGCGGGCGACGTCGACCGCGATCAGGTCGTGCCGCAGGGCGTCGCCGCGTTCTGGAGCGTGACGGCGGCGTACGCCCGGGCGGGGTCCAGCGTCATCGCGGAGGCGACGTTGTACCGCGGGCAGTCCGAGGCGGAGGTCCGCGACGTCCTCGGCGGTCCGTGGCCGATCCGGAACCTCCACTGCGTGACGCCGACGTGGCACGAGCGGTTCGTCGCCCGGGGTCACGAGGCGCGGTTGAACGACCGCGCGCTCGCGAACGCGCCGGCGACCGTGCCGCCGCTCGACCTCGGCTGCCCACTGCTCGAGGTCGACACGACGAACGAGTACCACCCGGGGCTCGACGACCTGGTGCGCTGGGCGACGGTGGCATCCGGCTAG